In Primulina eburnea isolate SZY01 chromosome 14, ASM2296580v1, whole genome shotgun sequence, the following proteins share a genomic window:
- the LOC140812663 gene encoding ubiquitin carboxyl-terminal hydrolase 20-like isoform X2, whose amino-acid sequence MDSHPNVEEFPDSGLCPPRSDELAAGVTEFFDAAHVLEGEFDEDDCEILNRSRLGDRWSGYPDISGSHAESDTLLSFDYRNSREDMTDRASRRDMDVEGMTSNLASRPESNKPADIEKGAGLLNLGNTCFLNSVLQCFMHTVPLLHSLLLDDHAAGFQCIEECFCVLCALRELVELSFTSSDGIVAPRKIVNNLSYFSSSFQRYQHEDAHEFLQCFLERLESCHDSKLKECTNTKSDNFVRQVFGGSLVSKLKCCKCYYCSDTYEPLVNLSLEIEEADNLLMALQSFTKIEKIEDSENKFTCESCKEQVSIEKQLMFDQTPSVAAFHLKRFKNDGHFVEKIDKHVKFPLEMDLRPFTCSGKISDVDLKYTLYAIVVHIGPTSTSGHYYCFIRLSPDMWYKFDDSRVVQVHEDLVMSQEAYILFYAKEGIQWFSSFMETQKFIESNISSTSPKSVLDKVDVATTSPTLHKTHYCDSIEASDATVSKCSEVEDNESKENGPTCNSPASDCFDRPLRDPHTATSSRSPDIINRKQGDGVRGISHVFTPQTPSRSPSPELFRKDPPDVVFSVQRNHVQSVDRISCKRQLDKDLDDMETKQACSLIKKSIHGARGQQLLAALKGSKSEGSANRKKSRSRSSPRRDDMRPIRPLLAGGFR is encoded by the exons ATGGATTCGCACCCGAACGTTGAGGAATTTCCGGATTCCGGCCTTTGCCCGCCGAGGAGTGACGAGTTAGCTGCTGGCGTGACTGAATTTTTCGATGCCGCTCATGTGCTGGAAGGTGAATTTGATGAAGACGATTGCGAGATACTGAATCGTTCTCGCTTAGGCGACCGGTGGTCGGGATATCCCGATATCAGCGGGAGTCATGCGGAATCTGACACATTGTTGTCTTTTGATTATCGGAATTCTCGTGAAGATATGACTGACCGGGCGTCGCGAAGAGATATGGATGTTGAAGGGATGACTTCAAATTTGGCTTCGCGGCCCGAAAGTAACAAACCTGCTGACATTGAAAAG GGAGCAGGGCTTTTAAATTTGGGTAACACATGCTTCCTAAATTCTGTGTTGCAATGCTTTATGCACACTGTGCCTCTTCTTCATAGTTTGCTGTTGGATGATCATGCAGCGGGTTTTCAGT GTATCGAGGAATGTTTCTGTGTCCTTTGTGCTCTGCGTGAACTGGTTGAACTGTCATTTACTTCTAGCGATGGAATTGTTGCACCTCGGAAGATTGTCAACAACTTGAGCT ATTTTTCGTCAAGTTTCCAGAGATACCAACATGAAGATGCTCATGAATTTCTTCAGTGCTTCCTAGAAAGACTTGAAAGCTGTCATGATTCAAAGCTAAAAGAATGCACAAATACAAAAAGTGACAACTTTGTTAGACAGGTGTTTGGTGGTAGTCTAGTAAGCAAA CTGAAGTGTTGTAAGTGCTATTACTGTTCTGACACTTATGAGCCTTTGGTTAACCTGAGTTTGGAGATCGAAGAAGCGGACAACCTCTTAATGGCTCTTCAATCTTTCACGAAGATTGAAAAAATTGAAGACTCAGAGAACAAGTTCACGTGTGAAAGTTGTAAAGAGCAAGTATCCATTGAGAAGCAACTTATGTTTGATCAAACCCCTTCCGTCGCTGCCTTTCATTTGAAGAGATTCAAAAATGATGGCCATTTTGTTGAGAAAATTGATAAACATGTAAAATTTCCATTGGAAATGGATCTGCGGCCTTTCACTTGTAGTGGAAAGATATCTGAT GTGGATCTTAAATACACACTTTATGCTATTGTGGTACATATTGGACCGACATCTACTTCAGGCCACTATTACTGCTTCATTCGTTTATCACCTGACATGTGGTATAAGTTTGATGATTCCCGG GTTGTTCAAGTCCATGAAGATTTAGTGATGTCACAGGAGGCTTACATTCTCTTCTATGCTAAAGAGGGAATCCAGTGGTTTTCAAGTTTCATGGAAACTCAGAAGTTCATAGAGTCCAATATATCGAGCACATCACCCAAATCAGTGTTAGATAAAGTAGATGTAGCTACAACATCTCCCACTCTCCACAAAACTCACTATTGTGATTCAATCGAAGCAAGTGATGCAACTGTTTCAAAATGCAGTGAAGTTGAAGACAATGAAAGTAAAGAGAATGGACCAACATGCAATAGTCCTGCAAGTGATTGTTTTGATCGGCCTTTACGTGATCCCCACACTGCAA CCTCTTCACGTTCACCTGACATAATTAACCGGAAGCAGGGAGATGGTGTCCGTGGAATCAGTCATGTTTTTACTCCTCAAACACCTTCTAGGTCTCCAAGTCCAGAGTTATTTAGGAAAGACCCACCTG ATGTGGTTTTCTCCGTTCAACGTAACCATGTGCAATCTGTGGATCGGATCTCTTGCAAGAGACAACTGGATAAAGATCTTGATGATATGGAAACAAAGCAGGCTTGTTCACTCATAAAGAAAAGCATTCATGGTGCAAGAGGTCAGCAACTGCTGGCTGCTTTGAAGGGGTCGAAAAGTGAAGGTTCTGCAAATAGGAAGAAGAGTAGATCGCGATCATCTCCAAGAAGAGATGACATGAGACCGATACGTCCTTTGCTTGCGGGGGGTTTCAGGTGA
- the LOC140812663 gene encoding ubiquitin carboxyl-terminal hydrolase 21-like isoform X1, which produces MDSHPNVEEFPDSGLCPPRSDELAAGVTEFFDAAHVLEGEFDEDDCEILNRSRLGDRWSGYPDISGSHAESDTLLSFDYRNSREDMTDRASRRDMDVEGMTSNLASRPESNKPADIEKGAGLLNLGNTCFLNSVLQCFMHTVPLLHSLLLDDHAAGFQCIEECFCVLCALRELVELSFTSSDGIVAPRKIVNNLSYFSSSFQRYQHEDAHEFLQCFLERLESCHDSKLKECTNTKSDNFVRQVFGGSLVSKLKCCKCYYCSDTYEPLVNLSLEIEEADNLLMALQSFTKIEKIEDSENKFTCESCKEQVSIEKQLMFDQTPSVAAFHLKRFKNDGHFVEKIDKHVKFPLEMDLRPFTCSGKISDVDLKYTLYAIVVHIGPTSTSGHYYCFIRLSPDMWYKFDDSRVVQVHEDLVMSQEAYILFYAKEGIQWFSSFMETQKFIESNISSTSPKSVLDKVDVATTSPTLHKTHYCDSIEASDATVSKCSEVEDNESKENGPTCNSPASDCFDRPLRDPHTASDCFDRPLRDPHIRASSRSPDIINRKQGDGVRGISHVFTPQTPSRSPSPELFRKDPPDVVFSVQRNHVQSVDRISCKRQLDKDLDDMETKQACSLIKKSIHGARGQQLLAALKGSKSEGSANRKKSRSRSSPRRDDMRPIRPLLAGGFR; this is translated from the exons ATGGATTCGCACCCGAACGTTGAGGAATTTCCGGATTCCGGCCTTTGCCCGCCGAGGAGTGACGAGTTAGCTGCTGGCGTGACTGAATTTTTCGATGCCGCTCATGTGCTGGAAGGTGAATTTGATGAAGACGATTGCGAGATACTGAATCGTTCTCGCTTAGGCGACCGGTGGTCGGGATATCCCGATATCAGCGGGAGTCATGCGGAATCTGACACATTGTTGTCTTTTGATTATCGGAATTCTCGTGAAGATATGACTGACCGGGCGTCGCGAAGAGATATGGATGTTGAAGGGATGACTTCAAATTTGGCTTCGCGGCCCGAAAGTAACAAACCTGCTGACATTGAAAAG GGAGCAGGGCTTTTAAATTTGGGTAACACATGCTTCCTAAATTCTGTGTTGCAATGCTTTATGCACACTGTGCCTCTTCTTCATAGTTTGCTGTTGGATGATCATGCAGCGGGTTTTCAGT GTATCGAGGAATGTTTCTGTGTCCTTTGTGCTCTGCGTGAACTGGTTGAACTGTCATTTACTTCTAGCGATGGAATTGTTGCACCTCGGAAGATTGTCAACAACTTGAGCT ATTTTTCGTCAAGTTTCCAGAGATACCAACATGAAGATGCTCATGAATTTCTTCAGTGCTTCCTAGAAAGACTTGAAAGCTGTCATGATTCAAAGCTAAAAGAATGCACAAATACAAAAAGTGACAACTTTGTTAGACAGGTGTTTGGTGGTAGTCTAGTAAGCAAA CTGAAGTGTTGTAAGTGCTATTACTGTTCTGACACTTATGAGCCTTTGGTTAACCTGAGTTTGGAGATCGAAGAAGCGGACAACCTCTTAATGGCTCTTCAATCTTTCACGAAGATTGAAAAAATTGAAGACTCAGAGAACAAGTTCACGTGTGAAAGTTGTAAAGAGCAAGTATCCATTGAGAAGCAACTTATGTTTGATCAAACCCCTTCCGTCGCTGCCTTTCATTTGAAGAGATTCAAAAATGATGGCCATTTTGTTGAGAAAATTGATAAACATGTAAAATTTCCATTGGAAATGGATCTGCGGCCTTTCACTTGTAGTGGAAAGATATCTGAT GTGGATCTTAAATACACACTTTATGCTATTGTGGTACATATTGGACCGACATCTACTTCAGGCCACTATTACTGCTTCATTCGTTTATCACCTGACATGTGGTATAAGTTTGATGATTCCCGG GTTGTTCAAGTCCATGAAGATTTAGTGATGTCACAGGAGGCTTACATTCTCTTCTATGCTAAAGAGGGAATCCAGTGGTTTTCAAGTTTCATGGAAACTCAGAAGTTCATAGAGTCCAATATATCGAGCACATCACCCAAATCAGTGTTAGATAAAGTAGATGTAGCTACAACATCTCCCACTCTCCACAAAACTCACTATTGTGATTCAATCGAAGCAAGTGATGCAACTGTTTCAAAATGCAGTGAAGTTGAAGACAATGAAAGTAAAGAGAATGGACCAACATGCAATAGTCCTGCAAGTGATTGTTTTGATCGGCCTTTACGTGATCCCCACACTGCAAGTGATTGTTTTGATCGGCCTTTACGTGATCCCCACATACGAGCCTCTTCACGTTCACCTGACATAATTAACCGGAAGCAGGGAGATGGTGTCCGTGGAATCAGTCATGTTTTTACTCCTCAAACACCTTCTAGGTCTCCAAGTCCAGAGTTATTTAGGAAAGACCCACCTG ATGTGGTTTTCTCCGTTCAACGTAACCATGTGCAATCTGTGGATCGGATCTCTTGCAAGAGACAACTGGATAAAGATCTTGATGATATGGAAACAAAGCAGGCTTGTTCACTCATAAAGAAAAGCATTCATGGTGCAAGAGGTCAGCAACTGCTGGCTGCTTTGAAGGGGTCGAAAAGTGAAGGTTCTGCAAATAGGAAGAAGAGTAGATCGCGATCATCTCCAAGAAGAGATGACATGAGACCGATACGTCCTTTGCTTGCGGGGGGTTTCAGGTGA
- the LOC140811273 gene encoding uncharacterized protein, whose amino-acid sequence MALYLIEEEEAWKCPKHPSKKRRSGVCPACLRHRLGVLCPNCANSRPCSCPSNTASASSSSSSPFSFFSGAYFSSDGEPSLRRSRSVGIPFLRSGSLRAKTPSFLSVLKRSGTKKTTENQELSDYGNIDENSESKSRIEDFSRMITRSRSVSSTTTATGFRRPDVGSSPARWKLWNFPSPMKVFRSAKVTVQNRSPLHRG is encoded by the coding sequence ATGGCGCTCTATTTgattgaagaagaagaagcgTGGAAATGTCCAAAACACCCCTCCAAGAAGCGGCGCAGCGGCGTCTGCCCGGCATGTCTCCGGCACCGCCTCGGCGTCCTCTGCCCCAACTGCGCGAATTCCCGTCCATGCTCCTGCCCTTCCAATACGGCGTCGGCTTCATCATCCTCGTCTTCCCCTTTCTCATTCTTCAGCGGCGCTTATTTCAGTAGCGACGGAGAACCGTCCCTCCGCCGTTCGAGATCCGTCGGTATCCCCTTCCTCCGGTCGGGTAGCCTCCGCGCCAAGACGCCGTCGTTTTTGTCGGTCCTGAAGAGAAGTGGGACGAAGAAAACGACAGAGAACCAAGAGCTTAGTGATTACGGCAATATTGATGAGAATTCTGAAAGCAAAAGCAGGATCGAAGACTTCTCGAGGATGATCACGAGATCGAGGTCCGTCAGCTCCACGACAACGGCGACTGGTTTCCGGCGGCCCGACGTGGGCTCGTCTCCGGCGAGGTGGAAATTGTGGAATTTTCCGAGCCCGATGAAGGTGTTTCGGAGCGCCAAGGTTACGGTTCAAAATCGATCGCCTTTGCATAGAGGTTGA